DNA sequence from the Actinacidiphila yeochonensis CN732 genome:
GCACGCGCCCCTGGCGCTCTCCGGCCTGGTGATCGCCTACAACATCGAGACGCCGGACTCGACCCGCCAGATTCCCCGGCTGCGGCTGAACGCACGGCTGCTGGCCAAGATGCTGACCACCTCCTACCAGTACGACCTGCCGGGTCCGACCAGCCAGTTCGCCCGGGGGGACCTGAACCCGAAGAACCCCACGAGCCTCATCACGGACCCGGAGTTCCTCGCCCTGAACCCCGGTTTCACCCACACGGTGCGGCAGTACGAGGACATCGCGGTGCCGCAGACCAGCGCCGACTACATCGCGACCCTCTGGCGCTGGCTGCGCTCGGACCCGGACGCGCGCAACTTCCTCGCGGGCAAGCCCGACCCCTGGGGCATGACCATCAACCCGAGCGCGCTCAAGGAGCTGACGCCGGCGACGAACACCACGATCAACTCGTTCCCGCGCACCGATCCCACGAAGTGGGTCCCCGTGGCGGAAGCCCCCAACTTCTCCATCGACTCCGTGGGGACGAACCCCTACACGAACGGGCTGCACGACTCCGCGGTGCGGGTGGCCACGCACGCGCAGCCCGGATACACGGGCGTCCTCGGGCAGACGACCACCGGCTACACCTTCACGACCAACGGGTACAACGGCCCGGGTGACGCCTTCAACCTGGGCGTCACCGACGCGGCGACCGCCGCCCGCTACCGGCTGGGCACGGCTGAACTGCTCAACTCCGACGGGCAGTTCGTCGCCCCGACGGTCAACTCGCTGACCACCGCGGCGAACGCGATGAAGCAGGGGAGCACCCCCGGGGTGCTCGACCAGAACCCGGGTCTGAAGACGTCGGGGGCCTACCCGCTCACCACGATCACCTACGGCGCCGCCCCCACCGGCCTCGACGCGACCACCAGGGCCGACTACGCCAAGCTGATCCGCTACGCGGTCGGCGACGGCCAGCAGACCGGAGTGGGCCCCGGCCTGCTGCCGCCGGGCTACGCACCGCTCACCACCTCCCTGCGCGAGCAGGCCCTCGCCGCCGCGACCGCGCTGGTCAAGGGGGTGTCGCCCAGCCAGGCCGCGGGCGACTCCGACAGCGGGGGGTCCGGCGGCCCGGACGCGGCCGGCGGCTTCGACTCGTCCGCCGCCTCGGGCGGCACCGGCGGAGCCGTGGCGCCGAGCGCCTCCGTCCAGCCGACCGCCACCGCCACCGCGACCGCATCGCCGACCGCGTCGGCCGCGGCGGGCGGCGGCGGGAGCGGGGGGTCCGGAACCGGCAACGCCGCCTCGTCCCAGGGCACGACCTCCGGGGTCCTGCTCGGCGCGGTCCGCTGGGTGCTGCTCACCGTGCTGGCCGTGGGCCTGGCCGGTTCGGTCGGCGGTCCGCTGCTGATCAGGGCCGGGATGATCGGCGCGGGCCGGCCCGCCGCCGGGGCGCGGCCATGGGGGCGGAGCACGGGATGACATCCGGCCGGGCAGTGGACACGACTGCCGCCGCGGGGACCTACGCGCCCCGTGGAGGGAAATTCGAGGGTATTCCCCGAAGATTTCCGTTCACTTTTCCGGGGCTACTTTTTTGGTTGCCCGATGGAAATCCGAACGGCAAGATATTCACTGCCCGGCCGAAAGCCGGGAATTGCGGGGGAGGGTGCTGGAAATCCCCCCGTGCACGTCACACGAGTAATTCCATCCGCATGACACGGAGGAAACAGTGAACGTGAGAATCGCCAAGCGTGCGGCCGTCGCCGCGGGTGTCGCGGTGCTGAGCCTCGGCCTGGCCCTTCCCGTCGCGCAGGCCGACCCGACGACCGACTCGATCACCGGCAGCTCCTACCGCGAGCTGGTCGGCGTGGGTTCGGACACCACCCAGGACGTGCTGAACGGTCTCGGCAACGCGATCGGTGACCCGGACTTCAGCCCGGCGTCGCTGCTGATCGCGTCCTACGACGCGGTGGACCCGTCGACCGGCGCGGTGCACGGTTCCATCACCACCCGGGACGGCGGCCCCGCCGTGCAGCGCCCCAACGGCTCGGCCGAGGGCGTCAACGCGCTGGCCGCCGACATCCAGTCCGGCGCCGGCAACTTCGACTTCGCCCGCTCCTCCAGCGCCCCGGACGCCACCGGCACCACCGGCACCTGGATTCCGTTCGCCCTGGACGCGGTGACCGTGGCCGTCTCCGGCTCCAGCACCCTGCCGACCAACTTCACCAAGACCCAGCTGCAGCGCGCGTACAACTGCGAGGACCCGACGACGGGCACCGCCCTGGCCGCCGGCCAGTTCCCGGTGATCAACGGCGTGACCGTCCACCCGCTGGTGCCGCAGGCCGGCTCCGGCACCCGCAAGTTCTGGGCGTCCACCCTCGGCTTCAACGCCAACACCCTGCCCAGCTGCGTCAGCGACGTGGACAAGGACGGCGTGGCGGTCGAGGAGCACGACGGCAGCGCCCTCAAGCGGACCGTCGCCGCCAACGGCGCCGAGGACATCGCCCCGTTCTCGATCGCCCAGTGGATCGCGCAGTCCAACAGCTCCACCACCGGTGTGCGGGACCGCCGGCACGGCGCCGTTCTGCGCTCCGTCGACAGCAAGCTCCCGGTCGTCAACGGCGAGCTCAACACGGCGTTCGGGATCACCCGTGACGTCTACAACGTCGTGGCCACCAGCCGGCTGGCGGACGCGGACATCGCGTACGCCTTCGTCGGCACCGGCTCCCAGGTGTGCCTGAACTCCGCGGTCATCGAGGAGTACGGCTTCGGCAGCCTGGGCAGCGCCTGCGGCAGCACCACCACCAAGGGCGCGCTGAGCCTGTAACCACCGTCCGGCGGGGGCCGGCCCGCCCACCGCGCCACCAGGCGCGGGCCGGCCTCCGCCAGACAACCCGTCAGCGCCGTCCAGGCTCCCCGCACGAGCACCACCCGAGCATCACCCAAGTACCTGCCGAGCACCACCCGAGCACCACCTGAGCACCACCTCGGCACCACCGGCCGGGCACCTCACCAGGTGCCCGGCTGCGGGCGTCGTCCCGCCGGCCCGGCCGTGCGGCGGCCCGCCCACCCGTACATCCCGCACCACCGACCGGCCCCGGAGGGGACGAAGCGACATGACGAAACGAGTACACGCCGTGACCAACGGCGTTATGGCACTGTTCCTGGCGTCCGGGGGGCTCGTCCTCACCGCGTCCGGCACCGCACACGCGGACATCACCGGCACGGCGACCCTGACGCCCACCTCCGGCGCCACCACCGACAAGCCCGCCTTCACCGAGCTGACCCTCTCGGCGGGCTGCCCCACCGGGTACCAGACCGGAGCGCGGGTCGACGTCGTCCTCCCGAGCGGCGCGCTGGGCACGCTCCTCATCACCAACATCGGCGCTCCCTACGGCAGCGGACCGGTCACCATCGACTTCCCCAGCACGGCGCCGACGGGGAGCGCCTACATACCGGTCTCCACGGTGGTGACGAGCCAGCACCTCGCCGACGGCACGTATCCGCTGTCCGTGGAGTGCGGGATCACGAGCCCCACGACGGACCAGGCCCTTCGCACGTACACCAACCTGAACCTGGAGGTCGCCGGGGCGTCCTGGACGGTCAAGGAGGTGGCGCCGCCCACGGAGACGACTCTCGCCCTGACCGAGTCCCCCAAGGGCCACGGCGTCGTCGACCAGGACATCACCCTGACCGCGGCCGTCACGCCGGCCGACGCGGCCGGCACGGTGACCTTCACCCAGACGGGTACCGCGCTGGTCCTGGGATCGGCGGCGGTCAGCAACGGCAGCGCGTCAGCCACGATGACGCCCGTCGCCAACCCGACGCTGAGAGGCATCACCGCGGTCTTCGTGCCCGACGACGCGACGAAGTACGCGCAGAGCACCGCGACCGACACCTACCCGATCGTCGCGAGCCCCGCGATCACCGTGCTCGACGACACGGGCAACAACCTCCAGGACACGCCGACGCTCAAGGGCGGCCAGAAGCTCGCGATCACCGCCGAGGGCTTCCAGCCGAACACCGCCGACGCCACGGCGGGTGAGGACGTCGACATCGCCCTCGACGGTACGGCGGCGACGCCGGCGTCGGCCTCCGCCACGGTCGACGGCACGGTGGACAACCTCGCGTACACGGTGCCCTCCGACATCGCCGACGGCACCCACCGGCTGTCCCTCACCGGCAAGACCAGCGGCGTCGAGATCGACTTCCCCTTCATCACGGGCAGTTCCACCAGCGCGGACGACGGCGGTACGTCGGGGGACTCCTCCGGCAGCACGGCCGGGGACTCGGGTGACAGCTCGGGTACGACGGCCGGGGACTCGGGTGACAGCTCGGGCGCGACGGCCGGGGACTCGGGCGACAGCTCGGGCGCGACGGCCGGGGCCGTGGACGACAGCTCCGCCGGCTCCACCGGCACCGCCGATTCCGGCTCCGGCAGCTCCGGGGTGCTCGCGGCCACCGGTGCCGCCGGGGTCCTCCCGCTGGGCGGGCTCGGCCTCGTGCTCATCGCGGTCGGCGGGTACGCCGTCTACCGGGTGCGCCGTGACGGCCGGATGCTGACGTTCGGGTCGACGCCGCGCGACTGACCGGCCGGCGGCGCGGGCGGGGGCCGTCCCCGCCCGCGCCCGGGGACGCCGTCCCGCCACCGGGGGACGCCGTCCCGCCACCTTGGGGCCGTCGCGACGAGTACGCCGCCCCACCTGAAACCGTTCGACACCGTCGTTTCGACGCCGTTGGAAGGGGCCCTCCGTGGCCGTCATCTCACCGCCCCAGCCCGACGCCGGCCCGCAGCCGCAGCCGTCGCCGGCCGGGCAGCGGCCCCGCCGGAGCGGGCCCGACCCGCGGTTCGCGGTCCCCGGCGCCGCCCTGACCGTGCTCGCCGCCCTCCTGCTCTGCTTCGCCGCCAACCTCACCGTGGTCGGGCACATCGAGCACGCCCGCGCCCAGCAGACCGGGTACGACACGCTGCGCAAGGAACTCGCCCTCGGCACCGCGCCGGTGGGCCCGCTGGACCAGAACGGCAAGCGGGTCGCCGACGGGGCTCCGGTGGCGGTGCTGCACATCCCCGGGATCAGCCTGCGCGAGGTCGTCTTCCAGGGCACCACCTCGGGCGACCTGACGCGCGGCCCGGGCCACCTGCGCAACACCCCGCTGCCCGGCCAGCCCGGCACCAGCACCCTGCTGGGCCGGCAGTGGGGCTACGGCAGCCCGTTCCTGCACATCGCCCGGCTGCGCCCCGGCGACCCGATCACCGTGACCACCGGTCAGGGCGAGCAGCACTACCGGGTTATCGGGGTGCGGCTGCCCGGCGACCCCGCACCGGCCCCGCTGGCCGCCGGGCAGGGCCGGCTGACCCTGGTCACCGCGACGGGCGGCCCCTACACCCCGCACGGCGTGGTGCGGGTGGACGCCGAACTGCTCGGCACCGCGCAGCCCGCGCCGGCCGTCGGCGGCACCCTCTCGGCGGCCGAACTCCCGCTGGCCGGCGACCCGTCGGCGTGGCTGCCGGTGCTGCTGTGGCTCCAGGCGCTGCTGCTGGCCACCGTCGCCGTCTGCTGGAGCTTCCGCCGCTGGGGGCGCTGGCAGACCTGGACCGCGGGCCTGCCCGTGCTCGTCGCGCTGGTGCTGGCGCTGTCCGGCTCGGTCACCGAACTCCTGCCCAACCTCCTGTGAACCGGCCCCGCTGGCCCGAACCGACCCCGTCCACCGCCCCGGAGGCCACCCGATGCCGACCACCGACCAGACCATGCAGCTGCCGCCCGTGCCCACCGGGCCGACCCCCTTCGCCGGCACCCCGGGCAAGGCCGCCGAGGCCCGCCCCGCGACGCTGGACGCCCGCGACGTGTCCGCCTGGTTCGGCGACCACAAGGTCCTCGACCGGGTCTCGCTGACCATGCCCGCACAGCGGGTCACCGCCCTCATCGGCCCGTCCGGCTGCGGCAAGTCGACGTTCCTGCGCATCCTCAACCGGATGCACGAACTCGTCGGCACCGCCTCACTGGCCGGCCAGGTGCTGCTGGACGGCGCCGACATCTACGACCGCGGCCGCCGCATCACCCACGCCCGCCGCGAGATCGGGATGGTCTTCCAGAAGCCCAACCCGTTCCCGGCGATGTCGATCTACGACAACGTGCTGGCCGGACTGAAGATGAACGGAGTCAAGGCCGCCCGCAACGACCGCGACGACCTGGTGGAGGAGTGCCTGACCAAGGCCGGGCTGTGGCGCGAGGTCGCCGACCGGCTGCGGCAGCCCGGCGGCGCGCTCTCCGGCGGCCAGCAGCAGCGGCTGTGCATCGCCCGCTCGCTGGCCGTACGGCCCCGGGTGCTGCTCATGGACGAGCCCTGCTCGGCTCTCGACCCGACCTCGACCCGCCGGATCGAGCAGACCATCGGTGAACTGTCGCACGAGGTCACCATCGTCATCGTCACCCACAACATGCAGCAGGCCGCCCGCGTCTCGCACCAGTGCGCGTTCTTCCTCGCCGAGCACGGCACGCCCGGCGCCATCGTCGAACACGGCCCCACCGAAGCGATGTTCGGCAGCCCCCAGGACACCCGTACCGCCGACTACGTGGGCGGCCGCTTCGGCTGAGCCCCTGTCCGGCCGGACCCGCCGGACCCGCCGGGACGTGTGGGGTTCCGGCGGGTCCGGCGGTCGGGAGGCGGCGGTCGTCGGAAGCGGCAGTCGTCAGGAGCCGGCGGCCGTCGTCAGAAGCCGGCGGCCTTCGAGAGGTCGGCCTTGAGACGGGACAGCAGGTCGGCGGCGCGGGCGCGGGCAGCGGGGAGGGCGGCGGCGCCGGGGACCGGGACGACCACCTCCAGGTAGCACTTGACCTTCGGCTCCGTGCCGCTCGGACGGACCGTCACCCGGGCGGAGTCCACGTCCGGGCCGGCCAGCCGGTAGCGCAGGCCGTCGGTGGGCGGCAGCCCGTCCACGCCCTCGGCCAGGTCCTGCGCGGCGGCCACCGCCAGGCCGGCCAGCGCCTGCGGCGGGGTCTCGCGCAGCCGCGCCATGGCCGCGCCGATCAGCCCGAGGTCCGCCACCCGCACCGACAACTGGTCGGTCGCGTGCAACCCGTGGGCGAGCGCCAGCTCGTCCAGCAGCCCCGCCAGGGTGCCGCCCTCCCGCTTCACCGACGCCGCCAGCTCGGCCACCAGCAGCGCGGCCGTCACGCCGTCCTTGTCCCGCACCCCGTCCGGGTCCACGCAGTAGCCGAGCGCCTCCTCGTAGCCGTACCGCAGACCCGGCACCCGGGAGATCCACTTGAAGCCGGTGAGGGTCTCCTCGTAGCCGAGGCCCGCGGCGGCCGCGATCCGCGACAGCAGCGACGAGGAGACGATGCTCGCCGCGAACACGTCCTGCCCCGGCTCCACCGCCCCCCGGCGCACCAGGTGCAGGGCGAGCAGCGCGCCCAGCTCGTCCCCGCGCAGCATCCGCCAGCCGCCCTCCGCCGCCGGGTCGGGCACCGCGGCGGCGCACCGGTCGGCGTCCGGGTCGTTGGCGACGACCACATCGGGGCCGACCGCGGCCGCGTCCCGCAGCGCCAGGTCCATCGCGCCGGGCTCCTCCGGGTTGGGGAACGCGACGGTGGGGAAGTCCGGGTCCGGATCGGCCTGTTCGGCCACCACCGCGGGCAGCGGGAACCCGGCCCGGGCGAACGCGGTCTCCAGCACCTCCCGGCCCACGCCGTGCAGCGGCGTGTAGACCGTCGAGACCTCGCGCGGGCCGCCCGGCGCCACGACGGAGGCCGTGCGTTCCAGGTACGCCTCCAGCACGTCCTCGCCGAGCACCTGCCAGCCGTGCTCCGGCCGGGGCACCGACTCCAGCGCGCCCACCGCGGCGATCCGCGCGGCGATCTCCGCGTCCGCCGGCGGCACGATCTGCGAGCCGTCGCCGAGGAACACCTTGTAGCCGTTGTCCTGCGGCGGGTTGTGGCTCGCGGTGACCATCACGCCGGCCGCCGCGCCCAGGTGCCGGATCGCGAAGGCCAGCACCGGAGTCGGCAGCGGACGTGGCAGCACCGCCGCCCGCAGCCCCGCACCGGTGACCACCGCGGCGGTGTCCCGCGCGAACCGCTCCGACAGGTACCGCGCGTCGTAGCCGATGACGACGAGCCCGCCGCCCTGCTCGGCCACGTACCGGGACAGGCCGGCCGCGGCGCGGATCACCACCGCGCGGTTCATCCGCATCGGGCCGCCGCCCATCGCCCCGCGCAGCCCGGCGGTGCCGAACTCCAGGGTGCCGGAGAAGCGGTCGGCCAGCTCCTCGCCGGCGGTGCCGTCCCCGCCCGCCGCGGCGGCCAGCAGCGCGGCCAGCTCCTCGCGGGTGGCCGGGTCGGGGTCCTCCCCGATCCACTCCCGCACCCGTCCGGCCAACTCCCCGGGCAGCCCCGCGCCGCCACTCGTACCGTGCGCCCCGAGGGCGTCCTCACCGTGTCGCGCGTCCACGTCGGTCACGCAGTCCTCTCGCCGTGGGAGTGGTTGTGTGTCGTGCGGGTGGTGCCGTCGTCCGTTCCTACCCGCCGCGCCGCACCCGCCATGCGGACCGACCGGACCGCGTGGCGGGCACGGCGCGGACCGCGGACCGGCCGGACCGGCCCACCGATCGGACCGACCGGACCGTCGCGGGTCAACCCGCGGTGCGGGGCGATGCGGGCCTGGCGGTCCGATCGGTGCGGCCGGAGCGTGCGGGGCGGCCTGCCGGCACGGGGTGCCGGAGACGCCCCGCGCCGGGTCACAGCCGGCCGAGCACCTGGCCCAGGAGGGCGCCCATGCGGGCGGCGGAGACCCGGCCGGCCTCCAGCACCTCCTCGTGGTTGAGCGGCGCGCCGGTCATCCCCGCGGCCAGGTTCGTCACCAGGGAGACACCCAGCACCTCGGCGCCGGCCTCGCGGGCCGCGATCGCCTCCAGCCCCGTCGACATCCCGACCAGGTCGCCGCCTATCGCGCGCACCATGCCGATCTCGGCGGGCGTCTCGTAGTGCGGGCCGGGCAGCTGCGCGTAGACGCCCTCCTCCAGCGAGGGGTCCACCTCCTTGCACAGGGCGCGCAGCCGGGGCGAGTAGAGGTCCGTCAGGTCGACGAAGCGGGGGCCGACGAGGGGCGAGGTGGCCGTCATGTTGATGTGGTCGCTGATCAGCACGGGCTGACCGGGCCGGAAGCCGGCGCGCAGGCCGCCGCAGCCGTTGGTGAGCACCACCGTCTTGCAGCCGGCCGCCACGGCCGACCGGACCCCGTGCACGACGCTGGCCACGCCGTGGCCCTCGTACAGGTGCGTACGGCCCAGGAAGACGAGGGCGCGCACGCCGCCTATCCGCACCGAGCGCAGCACACCGGCGTGGCCGGCCACCGCGGGCGCGGGGAACCCCGGCAGGTCGGTGGCCGCGAGTTCGTGGTCGGGCTCGCCCAGCTCGTCGGCGGCGGGCACCCAGCCCGAGCCCATGACCAGGGCCACGTCGTGCGTCTCGACACCCGTCAGCTCGCGCAGGCGAGCGGCGGCGGCCTCGGCGGCGGCGTACGGGTCGGGTTCTACGGAAGCGTTCACGGCATGAGGGTAACGCCTTCGGGCCTACGCGCGTAGATGCGCATGCCGTTCTGGGGTGGTTCGGGCCGTTCGACGGCATTTCCCCCGCGCCCTGCGCCCGGGGGCCGGACACGCCCCCGCCAGCGCCTCCGCCAGCGCCTCCAGCGGAAAGGTGCGCGCCCCGGAGCGGAGACCCGACGTGACGTACCGCCGGCGGCGCTGGTGCCTCCTCCGGCGAGGTGCGCACCGCTCGCCCGCGCTGGCTACCGCTACCGGGCAGACCCTGCCGGTCACGGCAGTGGTGCCGCTCTCGGCAGGGTTTGCCCCGCTCGCCGCCCTGGCACGGCCGTCCGCCGCGTTGCCGTACCGGCCGAGTAGGCCCACTACGAGGCCGGTTCGGCGCCTTGCGGCCGACCGCACCAGGACACCTCGCTACCGGGCAGACCCCGCCGGTCACGGCACTAGCAGGGGCGCTTGCGCAGCTCCATGACGTAGTCGTAGGGCGCGCCCGCGGACTCCGCGGCGTCCGCCAGCTCGCCGAGGTAGCGGGCCGAGGGCAGGCCCCCCTCGTAGTCGTTGAGGACGTAGAGCCAGGCCGCGAGGTCGCCGTCCAGCGTGTGGACGCGGACCGTCGTCCGCCGGTAGATGCCGAGTGGCACGCCCTCCCAGCGGTCCATGGACTCCTCGTCCACCGGAGCGATGTCGTAGAGCCCGACGAAGACCTGGCTGCCGGGCGCCTCCACCAGCGTCGCCAGCGCGCCCTCCCACCCCATCTGCTCGCCGCCGAAGGTCAGCCGCCAGCCGTCCAGCCAGCCCGTGCCGCGCAGCGGGGAGTGCGGTGCGCGGCGGGTCATCAGCCGCGCGTCGAGATTGCTGCCGTAGGCGGCATAGAGCGACATGGAGACGAGAGTACGTGAGTGATCGCGTCCGGGAACGCCCACACGGCCCGGATCACCCGGGCGTCACGGGCACTCCGGGGCCACCCGGGCGTACCGGTCCGCGCGCCGATCCACCACCGGTCCACCACCGGTCCGCGCGGGCCCGGGCGGGGGCCCGTCCCCCGCTCGCACCCCCCTGGGCGCGCCCGGTTGGCGCGTGCGGGACAATAGGGCATGTGACTCGGATCGTGATCATCGGTGGCGGACCCGGCGGCTACGAGGCCGCGCTCGTTGCGGCGCAGCTCGGCGCGGAGGTGACCGTCGTCGACGCTGACGGCCTGGGCGGCGCGTCGGTGCTCACCGACTGCGTGCCGTCCAAGACCCTCATCGCCACCGCCGAGGTGATGACGACCTTCGACTCGTCCTACGACGAGCTCGGCATCATCGTCGCCGACGCTCCCTCGCTGCCCACGCTGAGCCGTGCGGAGCCCGAGGACCCGGAACGCGGCGCCCGCGTCGTCGGCGTGGACCTCGGCAAGGTCAACCGCCGCGTCAAGCGGCTCGCGCTGGCCCAGTCGCACGACATCACCGCCTCCGTGACCCGGGCCGGCGTCCGGGTGCTGCGCGGCCGGGGCCGCCTGGAGGGCTGCCAGACCGCCGAGGGCACCCGCTGCGTCGTCGTGGAGGGCGCCGACGGCTCCACCGAGCGGCTGACCGCCGAGGCGGTCCTGATCGCCACCGGCGCCCGCCCGCGCGAGCTGCCGGACGCGCAGCCCGACGGTGAGCGCATCCTCAACTGGACCCAGGTCTACGACCTGGAGGAGCTGCCGTCCGAGCTGATCGTGGTGGGCTCCGGCGTCACCGGTGCCGAGTTCGCGGGCGCCTACCAGGCGCTCGGCTCGCACGTCACGCTGGTGTCCTCGCGCGACCGGGTGCTGCCCGGTGAGGACCCGGACGCCGCCGCCGTCCTGGAGGACGTCTTCCGGCGCCGCGGCATGAACGTCATGGCCCGATCCCGCGCCGAGACGGTCAAGCGGCTCGGCGACCGCGTCGAGGCCACCCTCACCGACGGCCGGGTGATCAGCGGTACGCACTGCCTGATCGCGGTCGGCGCGATACCGAACACCTCCGGCATGGGGCTGGAGGAGGCCGGCGTGAAGCTCACGCAGTCCGGCCACATCAAGACCGACCGGGTCTCGCGCACCAGCGCCCCGGGCGTCTACGCGGCCGGCGACGTCACCGGCGTCCTGGCGCTCGCCTCGGTCGCCGCCATGCAGGGCCGTATCGCGATGTACCACTTCCTCGGCGACGCGGTCGGCCCGCTGAACCTGAAGACGGTCTCCGCGAACGTCTTCACCGACCCGGAGATCGCCACCGTCGGCTACACCCAGGCCGACGTCGACGCCGGGCGGATCGAGGCCAACGTCGTCAAGCTGCCGCTGCTGCGCAACCCGAGGGCGAAGATGCAGGGCATCCGGGACGGCTTCGTGAAGCTCATCTGCCGCCCCGGCACCGGCATCGTGGTGGGCGGCGTGGTCGTCGCGCCGAAGGCGAGCGAGCTGATCCACCCGATCTCCATCGCCGTCGACAACAGCCTGACGGTGGAGCAGATCGCCAACGCCTTCACCGTCTACCCGTCGCTCTCCGGCTCCGTCGCCGAGGTGGCCCGCCAGCTCCACACGCGCCGCAACCCCGGGCTCTGATCCGGCTCGGGCCGGCTGCCGAAGGGTTCCGGCCGACCTTCCGTGCGGCCCGGCTCCGGGTCCGGGCCCCGGTCCAGCCCTGAGTCGGCCCCGGTCCAGCCCTGAGCCGGCCGCGGTCCGGGTCCGGTCCGGGTCCGGTCCGGGTCCGGGGTCTGGGTCGGGGCCGGGTCCGGCGGCTGGTCCGGTCGTGAGTTCGTTCCGGTTTCTCCCGCCCGCTCTCGCCGTCATACGGCCGGTCCCGTCCGACACGGCCGGCTGTCGCCTTGGGGGTGGGCGGGCGGGGCGGAGGCCGGGGCCGGACGTTCGGTGTCCGCGTGTTCGGAGCGGGAGGTTGGACGGCGGAGGTTTCAGAAGCGGACGGGCGGTGTGCGGGTCAGGCGAACGTACGGTCGCCCTATAGCACTTGGCGGTCGGTTTTGAGTGCCACTTCCGTCATGCGGTGCAAAACGCTGAAACCGTCCGGTCGTTGGGGTTACTGTCGGTTCCGTGTTCGCTGCTGAACGTCGTCAGTTGATCCTGGAGATGGTGCGTGCCAATGGAGCGGTGTCGCTCCGGGAGCTCGCCCGAGTCGTCCAGACCTCCGAAGTGACCGTGCGCCGGGATGTGCGGGCGCTGGAGGCCGAAGGACTGGTGGACCGCCGGCACGGCGGGGCGGTACTCCCTGGCGGCTTGGCCCGGGAGGCCGGTTTTCCACAGAAGGCACAGCTCGCCGCCGCGGAGAAGACGGCCATCGCCGATCTCGCGGCCGAACTGGTGGAGGAGGGTGAGGCGATCGTCGTCGGCGCCGGCACCACCACGCAGGAGCTGGCACGGCGGCTCGCCCGGGTGTCCGGGCTGACCGTCGTGACCAACTCGCTGCTGGTCGCGCAGGCGCTGGCCCATGCCAACCGGGTCGAGGTGGTGATGACCGGCGGCACGCTGCGCGGCTCCAACTACGGCCTGGTCGGCAGCGGTGCCGAGCAGTCCCTGCAGGGGCTGCGGGTCTCGCGGGCGTTCCTGTCCGGCGCCGGACTGACCGCCGAGCGCGGCCTGTCCACGTCGAACATGCTCTCCGCGAGCGTGGACCGTGCGCTCGTGCAGGCCGCGGCCGAGGTGGTGGTGCTGGCCGACCACACGAAGCTGGGCGCCGACACGATGTTCCAGACCGTGCCGACGGACCTGATCACCCACCTCGTCACCGACGAGCCCGGGCCCGAGGACGAACGGGCCGCCACGGAGCTCCAGGCGCTGGCCGACCGCGGGGTGCGCGTCTCGGTGACGCCGGCGCGCGGCGCGGGCGGTGCCGGGGCCCCGGGGACGGGGTCGCCTCCGTGCGGGGGCGGCACGAACTGCCCTCGCCGCGGCGCCACCAGCGGGCTCAGCCACTGGGTGCGGCAGAGCCGTTCGCCGTCCGCCTGGCGGACGTGCGGCGGCACTAGGGCCGGGTGCGGCACCGGCCGGGGCCCGGTTCCTGGCGCGGGTGCCGCGTGGCGCCCGTACGCCCCCGGTCCTCCGTACGGCCCCGGGTCGTGCGGGCCGGGGTGCGGGCTTGGACGTGCCCGTGTTCCGGGCCCTGGGTGTGAGGGGCAGGCCCTCGGGGGCTCGGCCGTCCGCGTCGTCCCAGCGGGCACGGAGGCCG
Encoded proteins:
- a CDS encoding gamma-glutamylcyclotransferase, which gives rise to MSLYAAYGSNLDARLMTRRAPHSPLRGTGWLDGWRLTFGGEQMGWEGALATLVEAPGSQVFVGLYDIAPVDEESMDRWEGVPLGIYRRTTVRVHTLDGDLAAWLYVLNDYEGGLPSARYLGELADAAESAGAPYDYVMELRKRPC
- a CDS encoding purine-nucleoside phosphorylase, whose amino-acid sequence is MNASVEPDPYAAAEAAAARLRELTGVETHDVALVMGSGWVPAADELGEPDHELAATDLPGFPAPAVAGHAGVLRSVRIGGVRALVFLGRTHLYEGHGVASVVHGVRSAVAAGCKTVVLTNGCGGLRAGFRPGQPVLISDHINMTATSPLVGPRFVDLTDLYSPRLRALCKEVDPSLEEGVYAQLPGPHYETPAEIGMVRAIGGDLVGMSTGLEAIAAREAGAEVLGVSLVTNLAAGMTGAPLNHEEVLEAGRVSAARMGALLGQVLGRL
- a CDS encoding type 2 periplasmic-binding domain-containing protein, translating into MRIAKRAAVAAGVAVLSLGLALPVAQADPTTDSITGSSYRELVGVGSDTTQDVLNGLGNAIGDPDFSPASLLIASYDAVDPSTGAVHGSITTRDGGPAVQRPNGSAEGVNALAADIQSGAGNFDFARSSSAPDATGTTGTWIPFALDAVTVAVSGSSTLPTNFTKTQLQRAYNCEDPTTGTALAAGQFPVINGVTVHPLVPQAGSGTRKFWASTLGFNANTLPSCVSDVDKDGVAVEEHDGSALKRTVAANGAEDIAPFSIAQWIAQSNSSTTGVRDRRHGAVLRSVDSKLPVVNGELNTAFGITRDVYNVVATSRLADADIAYAFVGTGSQVCLNSAVIEEYGFGSLGSACGSTTTKGALSL
- a CDS encoding phosphate ABC transporter ATP-binding protein; the protein is MPTTDQTMQLPPVPTGPTPFAGTPGKAAEARPATLDARDVSAWFGDHKVLDRVSLTMPAQRVTALIGPSGCGKSTFLRILNRMHELVGTASLAGQVLLDGADIYDRGRRITHARREIGMVFQKPNPFPAMSIYDNVLAGLKMNGVKAARNDRDDLVEECLTKAGLWREVADRLRQPGGALSGGQQQRLCIARSLAVRPRVLLMDEPCSALDPTSTRRIEQTIGELSHEVTIVIVTHNMQQAARVSHQCAFFLAEHGTPGAIVEHGPTEAMFGSPQDTRTADYVGGRFG
- a CDS encoding phospho-sugar mutase translates to MPGELAGRVREWIGEDPDPATREELAALLAAAAGGDGTAGEELADRFSGTLEFGTAGLRGAMGGGPMRMNRAVVIRAAAGLSRYVAEQGGGLVVIGYDARYLSERFARDTAAVVTGAGLRAAVLPRPLPTPVLAFAIRHLGAAAGVMVTASHNPPQDNGYKVFLGDGSQIVPPADAEIAARIAAVGALESVPRPEHGWQVLGEDVLEAYLERTASVVAPGGPREVSTVYTPLHGVGREVLETAFARAGFPLPAVVAEQADPDPDFPTVAFPNPEEPGAMDLALRDAAAVGPDVVVANDPDADRCAAAVPDPAAEGGWRMLRGDELGALLALHLVRRGAVEPGQDVFAASIVSSSLLSRIAAAAGLGYEETLTGFKWISRVPGLRYGYEEALGYCVDPDGVRDKDGVTAALLVAELAASVKREGGTLAGLLDELALAHGLHATDQLSVRVADLGLIGAAMARLRETPPQALAGLAVAAAQDLAEGVDGLPPTDGLRYRLAGPDVDSARVTVRPSGTEPKVKCYLEVVVPVPGAAALPAARARAADLLSRLKADLSKAAGF
- a CDS encoding sortase, with translation MAVISPPQPDAGPQPQPSPAGQRPRRSGPDPRFAVPGAALTVLAALLLCFAANLTVVGHIEHARAQQTGYDTLRKELALGTAPVGPLDQNGKRVADGAPVAVLHIPGISLREVVFQGTTSGDLTRGPGHLRNTPLPGQPGTSTLLGRQWGYGSPFLHIARLRPGDPITVTTGQGEQHYRVIGVRLPGDPAPAPLAAGQGRLTLVTATGGPYTPHGVVRVDAELLGTAQPAPAVGGTLSAAELPLAGDPSAWLPVLLWLQALLLATVAVCWSFRRWGRWQTWTAGLPVLVALVLALSGSVTELLPNLL